The following are from one region of the Oryzias latipes chromosome 12, ASM223467v1 genome:
- the tmem267 gene encoding transmembrane protein 267, which yields MLGFYSRLDSSSSSPLLGVGIGGDSARVPVSLAVEAEKAQALLQTFSSASLLASAGLGMFCVVADHALQLSAIQQHLWLRAVLDNATHGIVGLWSWAVVIGLRKKSDLYEVLLAGLLASIIDLDHFYMAGSLSLKAAVSLPQRPPLHCSSLIPVICLTLRFFMWIGRLKDAWCSLPWMLFISMATHHVRDGVRHGLWVCPFGNTAPVPYWLYVSTTATLPHLCSVLMYLTGTRDVISTKHGVAIDV from the exons ATGCTTGGATTCTACTCCAGGCtggactcctcctcctcctctcccctgTTGGGGGTGGGCATCGGAGGAGACAGCGCCCGCGTGCCTGTCAGCCTCGCTGTAGAAGCTGAGAAGGCTCAGGCGCTTTTACAGACATTCAGCTCTGCCTCCTTGCTGGCCTCAGCAGGACTCGGGATGTTCTGTGTGGTGGCAGATCACGCCCTCCAGCTGTCGGCGATCCAGCAACACCTGTGGCTTCGCGCTGTCTTGGACAATGCCACGCATGGAATTGTGGGGCTTTGGTCGTGGGCAGTTGTGATTGGACTGCGGAAAAAGAGTGATTTGTACGAGGTGCTGCTGGCAGGGCTGCTGGCGTCAATCATAGACCTGGACCACTTCTACATGGCTGGATCCCTGTCACTAAAG GCTGCTGTGTCGCTGCCGCAGCGTCCTCCCCTCCACTGTTCGTCTCTAATCCCCGTAATCTGCCTCACCCTCCGCTTCTTCATGTGGATCGGCCGCCTCAAAGACGCCTGGTGCTCCCTGCCATGGATGCTCTTCATCTCCATGGCGACGCACCACGTTCGGGACGGCGTACGCCACGGCCTCTGGGTTTGTCCGTTTGGCAACACTGCCCCCGTCCCCTACTGGCTGTATGTCAGCACCACAGCAACTCTTCCTCACCTGTGTTCGGTGCTCATGTACCTGACCGGAACCAGGGATGTGATCTCCACGAAGCACGGAGTGGCCATCGATGTTTAG